In Rhizophagus irregularis chromosome 30, complete sequence, a genomic segment contains:
- a CDS encoding Urease yields MRLVPRELDKLILHQVGYLAQKRLARGVKLNHTEAAALIASQLIEMMRDGTNTVADLMDMGKKMLGKRHVQPDVLGTLVEVQVEGTFPDGSYLVTVHDPISSDDGNLELALYGSFLPIPNNSKFSLPTETEDAPGALAVKPGKIILNENRLRASLKVTNSGDRPIQIGSHYHFIETNPALSFDRKLSYGKRLDIPAGSAVRFEPGETKTVTLVEIGGKKRITGGNNLASGTVDISKVSEIVENLTAQHFKHDPLADQSLNCVPYSMDRKAYADTYGPTVGDRLRLGNTNLWLEIEKDYTVYGDECKFGGGKVLREGMGQATSISSDDALDLVITNAVIVDHTGIIKADIGIKDGIIVNIGKAGNPDVMEGVTPGLIVGPSTEALAGEGHIFTAGATDAHVHFICPQLIPEAISSGITTLVGGGTGPNTGTNATTCTPGKTHIEMMLSATDDIPMNFAFTGKGNASDPLALSEQIKAGATGLKLHEDWGTTPAAIDTCLEVCDKYDVAATIHTDTLNESGFVEHSIAAFKNRTIHAYHSEGAGGGHAPDIIKVCGEPNVLPSSTNPTRPFTANTLDEHVDMLMVCHHLDKNIPEDIAFAESRIRAETIAAEDVLHDIGAISIISSDSQAMGRIGEVVLRTWKTAHKMKLQRGRLGNDEDGPSDNFRIKRYVAKYTINPAIAAGLSHLIGSIEPGKVADLVMFKPAFFGSKPEIVMKSGIIVWSQMGDANASIPTTQPVISRPMFGHYASAAAKNSIAFVSQISIKERNVQKYGLRKRIEGVKKCRGIGKKDMKLNDTLPKIEVDPETYVVKADGVICTCEPIPKLPLTQTVYLF; encoded by the exons ATGAGGTTAGTACCGAGAGAATTAGATAAACTTATTCTTCATCAAGTCGGTTATTTGGCTCAAAAACGGTTGGCCCGCGGAGTTAAATTAAACCATACTGAAGCCGCAGCTTTAATTGCTTCACAATTAATTGAAATGATGAGAGATGGTACAAATACTGTTGCAGATTTAATGGATATGGGGAAAAAAATGTTGGGAAAACGTCATGTTCAACCTGATGTTTTAGGAACCTTAGTTGAAGTACAGGTCGAAGGAACTTTCCCTGATGGATCTTATCTTGTTACTGTGCATGACCCAATTTCTTCTGATGATGGAAATTTAGAATTGGCTCTTTATGGAAGTTTCTTGCCGATTCCCAATAActctaaattttctttaccaaCTGAAACTGAAGATGCACCTGGTGCTCTTGCTGTTAAGCctggtaaaattattttgaatgaaAACAGATTAAGAGCATCACTTAAAGTTACTAATTCTGGAGACAGACCTATACAG attgGATCTCATTACCATTTTATCGAAACAAATCCAGCACTTAGTTTCGATAGAAAATTATCTTATGGTAAAAGACTTGATATTCCAGCTGGTTCTGCAGTACGTTTTGAACCGGGTGAAACTAAAACAGTTACACTTGTTGAAATTGGTGGAAAAAAACGTATCACTGGAGGAAATAATCTTGCTTCTGGAACTGTTGATATTTCAAAAGTCAGcgaaattgttgaaaatctTACGGCTCAACATTTTAAACATGATCCATTAGCAGACCAATCTTTAAATTGTGTTCCTTATTCAATGGACCGAAAAGCTTATGCTGATACTTATGGACCAACTGTTGGTGATCGGTTAAGATTAGGAAACACTAATTTATGGCTggaaattgaaaaagattatACTGTTTATGGTGATGAATGTAAATTCGGTGGTGGAAAAGTTTTAAGAGAAGGAATGGGGCAAGCTACTTCTATATCTTCTGATGATGCTTTGGATTTGGTTATCACAAACGCCGTAATTGTTGATCATACTGGCATCATCAAG GCTGATATTGGTATTAAGGATGgtataattgttaatattggTAAAGCTGGTAACCCTGATGTAATGGAAGGTGTTACTCCTGGTCTCATTGTTGGTCCTTCTACAGAGGCACTTGCTGGTGAAGGTCATATCTTTACGGCTGGCGCAACTGATGCTCACGTCCATTTTATTTGCCCACAACTTATTCCAGAG gcTATCTCATCGGGTATCACAACTTTAGTAGGAGGCGGTACTGGTCCAAATACCGGTACAAATGCCACAACTTGTACGCCAGGCAAAACTCATATAGAAATGATGCTTAGTGCTACTGATGATATACCAATGAACTTTGCTTTCACTGGTAAAGGAAATGCATCAGATCCTCTCGCATTAAGTGAACAAATTAAAGCTGGCGCAACGGGATTAAAGTTGCATGAAGATTGGGGTACAACGCCAGCAGCAATTGATACTTGCTTGGAAGTTTGTGACAAATATGATGTAGCA GCAACTATCCATACTGATACTCTCAATGAATCTGGTTTCGTAGAACATTCAATTGCAGCTTTTAAAAATCGTACAATTCACGCATACCATTCAGAAGGTGCTGGAGGTGGTCACGCTCCAGATATTATTAAAGTGTGTGGTGAACCAAATGTTCTTCCATCGTCAACTAATCCAACTCGACCTTTTACTGCAAATACACTCGATGAACATGTTGATATGTTAATGGTATGCCATCATTTAGATAAGAATATACCAGAAGATATAGCATTTGCAGAATCACGCATAAGAGCTGAAACTATTGCAGCAGAAGATGTTTTACATGATATTGGTGCTATTAGTATTATAAGTTCAGATTCTCAAGCTATGGGTAGAATCGGCGAAGTTGTATTAAGAACTTGGAAAACAGCTCATAAGATGAAATTGCAAAGAGGAAGATTAGGGAATGATGAAGATGGCCCTTCTGACAACTTTAGAATTAAAAGATATGTTGCCAAATACACTATTAATCC tGCCATAGCAGCTGGTTTAAGTCATTTAATAGGATCTATTGAACCAGGAAAAGTTGCAGATTTAGTAATGTTTAAACCAGCATTCTTTGGATCAAAACCCGAAATAGTTATGAAATCTGGTATAATTGTTTGGTCGCAAATGGGAGATGCAAATGCATCAATTCCAACCACACAACCTGTTATTTCAAGACCAATGTTTGGTCATTATGCAAGTGCTGCAGCAAAAAATTCGATTGCTTTTGTTAGTCAAATAtctattaaagaaagaaatgtacaaaaatatggtttgAGAAAACGTATTGAAGGTGTAAAGAAATGTAGAGGTATTGGCAAGAAAGATATGAAATTAAACGATACCTTACCTAAAATTGAGGTTGATCCTGAAACCTATGTTGTAAAAGCCGACGGTGTTATATGTACTTGTGAACCTATTCCAAAATTACCTTTAACTCAAACGGTTTacttgttttaa